Proteins encoded by one window of Myxococcales bacterium:
- a CDS encoding radical SAM protein — MTAPALRTSLPLAGDAPWRAFATPSSLPAFRRYVPRPGHPDWVRLDAEARALVDALRPGLAPPRRGRAEVRRRARSWRTAASNYLVNRRRARAGREDLRPLYFIWTTLRPCNFRCTYCDDHQGARYPELDGHGKLDTAGGRRLLEVMRTRTPSVYFAGGEPTLRKDLPALARAARDLAYYPIVVNTNGSLLHQLLPQLAWSTFLADVDILVVSVDALDLATLAPMWRTRHPEDVLRNLLALRALAAEQRVKLMVNCVIQAGLIDEARAVADLADDLGVWFCPVPRNVGPRIDPAVLADPAYAPFVDELIARKRAGARIAGSPRMLARLLRAAPLDCRTTLKPHVDHDGRLAWPCKATIATAPVALDVLAFEHVDDLYAAATAQIDPTGFHGPGPGQCGGDCNWAQNYTTDEYAHGLAHPLHLLGELRAFVRR, encoded by the coding sequence ATGACCGCGCCCGCGCTCCGCACCTCGCTCCCGCTCGCCGGCGACGCGCCCTGGCGCGCCTTCGCGACCCCGTCGTCGCTGCCGGCGTTCCGCCGCTACGTCCCGCGGCCCGGCCACCCCGACTGGGTCCGGCTCGACGCCGAGGCCCGGGCCCTGGTCGACGCGCTCCGGCCGGGGCTGGCGCCGCCGCGGCGCGGCCGGGCCGAGGTCCGTCGGCGGGCCCGGAGCTGGCGCACCGCCGCGAGCAACTACCTCGTCAACCGTCGCCGGGCGCGGGCCGGCCGCGAGGACCTGCGGCCGCTGTACTTCATCTGGACCACGCTCCGGCCGTGCAACTTCCGCTGCACCTACTGCGACGACCACCAGGGGGCGCGCTACCCCGAGCTCGACGGCCACGGCAAGCTCGACACCGCCGGCGGCCGCCGGCTGCTCGAGGTGATGCGGACCCGCACGCCGAGCGTGTACTTCGCCGGCGGCGAGCCGACCCTGCGCAAGGATCTGCCGGCGCTCGCGCGCGCGGCGCGCGACCTCGCGTACTACCCGATCGTCGTCAACACCAACGGCAGCCTGCTGCACCAGCTCTTGCCGCAGCTGGCGTGGTCGACGTTCCTGGCCGACGTCGACATCCTCGTGGTCAGCGTCGACGCGCTCGACCTGGCGACGCTGGCGCCGATGTGGCGGACCCGCCACCCCGAGGACGTCCTGCGCAACCTGCTGGCGCTGCGCGCGCTGGCCGCCGAGCAGCGGGTCAAGCTGATGGTCAACTGCGTGATCCAGGCCGGCCTGATCGACGAGGCCCGCGCGGTCGCCGACCTCGCCGACGATCTCGGCGTCTGGTTCTGTCCGGTGCCGCGCAACGTCGGCCCGCGGATCGATCCGGCGGTGCTGGCCGATCCGGCCTACGCGCCGTTCGTCGACGAGCTGATCGCGCGCAAGCGCGCCGGCGCCCGGATCGCCGGCTCGCCGCGGATGCTCGCGCGCCTGCTGCGGGCGGCGCCGCTCGACTGCCGGACCACGCTCAAGCCCCACGTCGATCACGACGGCCGGCTGGCGTGGCCGTGCAAGGCGACGATCGCGACCGCGCCGGTGGCGCTCGACGTGCTCGCGTTCGAGCACGTCGACGACCTCTACGCCGCCGCGACCGCGCAGATCGATCCGACCGGCTTCCACGGGCCCGGCCCGGGCCAGTGCGGCGGCGACTGCAACTGGGCCCAGAACTACACCACCGACGAGTACGCCCACGGCCTGGCCCACCCGCTGCACCTGCTCGGCGAGCTCCGGGCGTTCGTGCGCCGATGA